From the Lytechinus variegatus isolate NC3 chromosome 5, Lvar_3.0, whole genome shotgun sequence genome, the window ttCTCGACACTTTAGCATAACAGCCATGCCTTATTGGCATAGCCAGGAATATGAACTAtgttattctgaaaaaaaaaacactgataaGTTACTTGACCAGGCCTACCTTCACATGTTCCCATTGGTTGGCTCCAGGTTCCATCGGCTTGACATACCGAAGTGACGTCACCTACCGGATAGTACAGATCCTGGCAAAAATAAACCACTACACTGCGGTATTCAGTCGAATTTGGTTCATATGCAGTTGAATGCGGCAATGTTGGAAATTGGGAACTGCAAGATATCGCTGattttaagagaaaaaaataaaatggaaaatggaCAATTCATGATATCAAACCGGATAGGTTTACATAAATATATGTGTGTGAAATAGACGAAATAAgggatttcatatttttttgtctgtGCTATTGAAAATAACCGAACTGTTTTCTCCTCTTAATGTCTTCAGCAAATTGTTGACGACAGATTCAATTACGTAATGGATAGCAACACTAACATATCCCAGCCAATTTCTTACGTTTACATTCGGGACGATTGCCGTTGTAAAAACCACTTTGGCCACATTCTATCCTAGCATCTCCAACAAGTTCGTATCCCACGTCACAGGAGAACATGACGTAAGATCCATGAAGCCAATTAGGATGAGACGTATTGTAGGTGCCGTGTGCAGGGGCACCTGGATCATTGCACTGTAACGGTCCTCGTGTTCCAGctgtatacaaatatatatagaGCCAGAATTTACGAGTATaaataattgtaatattttgtaaacgaATAGAATACCTGGAGAGGACACTGAATCGTCGGATCCCTAGTTGCCCAATAGACTAAAAACCATTAGTCCTCTCCTTGCTGTCAGTTTAAATATCCCCCACGAGCAGAAAATTGAAGTATAATTCGTAATACCCCTaacaattcattgatttttcgcGTTCTTTTCTCGTAATGTACTTTTACTCTTACAAGCAAGCAGCATTTACAAGCATGGTTTCTTAGCTGGTCTTTTTTTCCAATTCTATCGTGTTTAAGCacacatttgattttttcacATCTACTTCATCATTCGGGTAAAATAAGCATCAAAATGCTGCGCCTTTTGATGTTTAAAACGCTGATATTGCATAAAACTGTCACAAGATCAGAGATACGAGACACTTACGATACTGGCATATGTATCCGTTGTTTTGCCCGCACCTGTCATCATTCCACCCGAAGTTGTCAGATAGGAGATCAACACAGTGCTCAAGATTTCCATTCGGTTCACCCGGTGCCCAAAAGGTATTTGTAACCGCGGGTCCTTCAAGAGTGGgaataaacaaatttgataaCAATGAGAATGGTAAGGAATAGAGGGCAAAATCGTAGTTAGTAAGAATGACGCAAACGAGATATTTTGCTCTTGTTTTTTGTACATCTACTTGAGACCTAGACCCCTGTTACAACGGatttcctacccgagacccgaaATCCGACGCAACAGGGGTCCTATAGATGAGGGTGTTGGGCGATTacgaattatcatcataatgcCCGAATAAACATGTAGACCCTTGTTAGTAGAGAACCATCATCTCAAATTTATTACCGGTCATTATACTGTTATCATAACCGCTAATCACATGTCATTACATATTTATACGCGTCATTCCAGACAAACGACTGGTCAAGTGCACACACGCGATCAATCATCGTTAGGATACACTTCGCGAACTTACACATCACCATAATAAAACATAGCCTTTTAGTCGTATGAGGAAACATTTACCTGGCTAAAATTGTTACATTATGTTGAATCATGCTTGCTTCATATTTACTATATACAAATCAATCTCACCATCTACAAAGAGAACTTCTTCGTCGTCAGAACGCCTATCATCTCTAAAACCACCAATCCACCAATCGGGACGTGATCCATCGTCTTGTTCGTTTGCCATGGAAACCAATAGTTGATTCTGAACCTCGGTAGCTATCTCTACCAGACGTCCTGACCTATCGGAACAGTATCCGCGCGCATTGTCCCACCTGTAGTCGAGCTTCACGAAGGCTGCGCAGTTCTCCCCGTAAGACATCTGAGGTGAATCAGCAAGGTCCGGGTTGGTAACAGGACATGCTTCCCCTGGAATGAAAGGTATAATATATATAGGTATATaatatttatgttaaaatacTGATAGAAATATTGGTGTGCAACTGGAGTGGAAATGTAGTATGATGATGAAACTAAAAAGCGAACACATGAAACGATCACATTCAACTTGTTTCTTGTAAAATCAAGGAGCTTCTGGCATTCATGGCAATACATTCATCCTAACGTACATATCCAAAGCTTCATCCTCATCCCCGAATAATACGACATCAATAGTCTCTCCTGGCTATTTTGCAACCCTAGTTCCTATGACACTCGTTCGTTCATATTACCCTCTGCTGAGTTTGAGAACTAACCTCATCATGATTGTGAAACAAGCTATTTCAAAGTAGAATCCCGTAAGGTTTTCCTTCGTGTAAAATGAATGTAACTACGGCTTGAATACATAATACGAAGATAATGTAACAATTACTTTAATGATTACTGGGGTGTTCCTCTGTAAAATGCATTCCTTCTCCATTTGCTCTTACATACATATAAGTAGATGTATTGTTACACGTCGATTATCATACGTACggggcccgggggggccacttccattcacgagtggataccatgcgcgatcaTGGGGTcccgaaaagcaccctaaacacgtaatttccgtattctgaaaatgcaccccttaacaagtattggcgtgtgaaaccctacccttaacaagtattggaaacaaaacgatactcttggcaaatattccctgaaatgaacccctaaacaagtacaggaatgttttattgttacgggtccctCGATCGttggctttaccttatttgatttagtacgaccccacctacacctcgcgcaaatcggactctattaacacgtagtgttggggcaaaaagggcaccctttatcatgtttataagacattttaattttgtctcatcatccccgcaaattcgaccctaaacacgtaattttccgagtgaaatagatacccttttttcattatttttgcgtttttgacacccttatcacgttacgtacgtaacgtgccctatcgtgaaaaagacatcctttttacgtgtttttttggtcgcgcatggtatccattcgtcaatgtaagtggccccccggggtacGGGGTAATCTCTGTGTTCTTACCAAACTCGCAGATAAAGAAATTGGTATCCCTACAGCCTGCATCATTCCAACCATAGTTGTTGGATTGTCCGTAAAATTCAATGCAGATTTCGCTATCGATTTCACCGTTAGGCTCTCCATCCGCCCATGCAAAAAATAGGATTTCGGAGGCAGCTGAAAGAGGAAACAGTGAAATTAGGAGATAGCATGTAGCAAGAAACTTCTcatttgatttctttatttccaaaaccgtgtaaaaagtgattatatatatatatatatatatatatatatatatatatatatatatatatatatatataccaccTATCATTATCTTTGCCTCTATAATACCATCTTTATATCCATTTCACACataaataataaacataaagtgtacataaaaatataaaataagacTTATCattgaacaatattttttgaaaagtttCATGTTAACATgctaaaaactttgttttttttaaacttgtaaatACCATCTTCACCAATTTTTGTCGAGCTGAAATATTACATCTAAAAACTTACATCCTTCCCAGTACCACTTCAGACCTTCGAAAACTCCTATCCAATAATTCCTTCCGGTTTGAAGTCTCTCAACTATGAAATCTTGGGTAGCTTGGTCGGGAATCTTGGCAAGGTGGCCATAAGGGATGTCAGGAGAAACAGTTGCACATATAGCTCTGGCGCCCCACCAGTCCTCCCTGTCGTTGTAGGCCACAAAGCATGTCTGGTTTTGATAATTCCAACTACCCGATGGGCATACAAGAGGGTTCGACAGATCAGCTATTTAGTAAATAATTCATACTGACAACATTAAAGATGTGCATCTGATCGGTTGGCTGGTTGGATAAGACAACCGTAAAAGTGTTATAATCAAGAAAATAAGAGACTTCCACTCTCTCTTTTCTTTGCTCAGTGTAATTCATGCCCACTTCCCCGCTCTCTTCTACCTCTCTTGAccatttccttctctttcttttctttgcctTTTCCTCGTTCTCCTTCCTTTTACCATAGACCCTATTGTGcatttctattgtatttgtggTATCCCGCCGTCACAAGCGTTTGCTTTCAGGGAACTACTCGTACGCCTCTTCTGTtaacaaatatattatatatttacattatatGACAAAccattttgtataatttatactgaaaataaggaagaaaatagtgttattttatttgaattgaaaaggaGCTAATCAGAAATCACCAAGTTATATACATGAAGATTTCCATTCTCTTAGATTCACAATCTCACTGCTAGTACCACAGTCACATTTCCGCTCAATCAAAGGAGTCGCAGTCTGACGAACAAGCCTAAATCTTCCTAGGTATTTTGCATAATATTTACTCaatgtatattttaaaaaaatcataacataatTAGCTTTAAAAACATATCGCAAATGACTTTTAGATTCACTCGcactttcatttgaaatattacattctcATTAACGCCCCAATTCTGGGGCTTGAggattagggggggggggggtcagggaGGAGATGTGTCAAGATGTTGCTCAACGGCCTGTACGTATATTGGGACGTCTTCATTTGGGCACCTTGGTTTATCTTGATTACTGCCTTTTAGGCTAATGTATTTTCGTTTTCAGTCACAAAGAGGACTACTTACGAGAACATGTCGGTGTTTCTTCGGACCACTTCCCCAACTCGGTACATGTGCTAGTTTCACTATCCTCCGTTAATCGATACTTTGAATCGCAGGAGAAGAAGACACTGTCACCATAGTAATGTCCATTCCCTTCAACTGAACCAAAGTTTGGCTCGGCAGGAGCAGGGCACTGGATACCTTGGTCAAGATGACCGAATAAAATATGGTTGGTGAATTTTAATCGAAATGCAAAAACAAATcttcaattttgataataacCTTGgatgatttgttttgttttgtaatttcagttcaaaatcatacaaataaCAGTACATTTGGAAAATATTATAAGATGTTACAATATCAACAATAACACTGTtcacaaagttaaaaaaatcaaaataattatttattatacaaagaattctacaaaaattacaaaatcaatTTATCTAGAACTAGGAaaatacttaaaaaatataaatataacaaaaattaatttatggCGACGCAACGAAATCATACAGTTAAAGTGGAGCCTGTCATTTTTCCTTTAATGTCGATAGTCATAATGTAATGGACCACGGGCCTTTCTTATTGATATTGGTTAATGTGTACTTGAGAAAGCATCGTAAGCTTTGTGAAATCAACAGCGAGGAATGGCAATATGCGTCACATATTGTATTTCTTCGAACAAAATGTGATAAATGCactgtttttttattgtaaacataaaatattgtaaatactATAACTCGGAGTAATAGTTGTGCTGGGAATAGTATTAGAAGTAGGATAGTATTagttatagtaataataatgataacaatgataatggtagtagtagaagtaataataataataataaataataataatgataaactgGTGCTTATGTATCGGATATTCAGAGTTGTTTCAAAAAGGGAGAAGCTGGTCTTTATTTTTGTGGTCCCAAATTGTGGAAGTTTGCCAGCTCCTCTCATGTCTAGTACTTTCgttcaattattgtttaaaagTCATCTAAAAAAAACTGTAGTAGTGTAAATTTGGAGAgatgtataattatgtaaagcGCCCAGaacaatttattattattaattttattataattattatcatcattaccactactactatactacttctaTCTTCTCCTACTAAaaacctactactactactactactactactcggACCACTGTTAGCTCAATGTAATAAGACTGCTTTCGCTTCAAAGAAAAATGCAATCGAGAATAATGACCACAACAAAGTCGTTGCcatccaccccccaaaaaacacaATTCCTTACTTACGATTGCAATTAGGCAATGCACCGCTCCATTCTCCGGAAGATGTATTGCAAAGCAGGACCACCTTGTCACGTTCAACGTCCATAGAATGGCCAGGATCACACGTGTATATCACATAAACGTCATCGATGTAAGTAACCCTCCCATTTGGGAGAGTTGGTGGATTGTTGCATTGATTTGCTTGGATGAAAGGtggaaaatgataatgtaattcacattttttattaataattattggTATACAtcatttcggggggggggggggcattatagACGTTATAAATTGACGTCATTACCCTGCCCTCTTAGAATTTAAAGAAAGTAACTTCCATGCGTTGGTATTGACCTCTAACTGTACCATGACTACTCCGTTGTGCGTTCCA encodes:
- the LOC121414919 gene encoding sushi, von Willebrand factor type A, EGF and pentraxin domain-containing protein 1-like, which encodes MQNGIYWREFICLMLLKTLLTPSANQCNNPPTLPNGRVTYIDDVYVIYTCDPGHSMDVERDKVVLLCNTSSGEWSGALPNCNRIQCPAPAEPNFGSVEGNGHYYGDSVFFSCDSKYRLTEDSETSTCTELGKWSEETPTCSPDLSNPLVCPSGSWNYQNQTCFVAYNDREDWWGARAICATVSPDIPYGHLAKIPDQATQDFIVERLQTGRNYWIGVFEGLKWYWEGSASEILFFAWADGEPNGEIDSEICIEFYGQSNNYGWNDAGCRDTNFFICEFAVVTFILHEGKPYGILL